The nucleotide sequence CGAGACGCGGACCAGCGGCCGGAGCGCACCGAGGAAGGCCTCCGCGTCGGCCACGTAGTCCATGACGCCCATGACGACGGCGTGGTCGTGGGGCGTGAGCCCGACGCCGGGGAAGGCGCTCTCGATCAAATGGAATCGGCCGTCGAAGCCGCCCGTGCGCAGGCGTTCTTCCGCCATCTCAAGCATGGCCGGGGCCGGGTCCACCCCGGTCACGGACGCCGACCCCCGCCGGAGCGCCTCCACGAGGTAGGGTCCCGAGCCGCAGCCGATGTCCAGCACCGTCCGCACGGAGAGGTCTCCAAAGCCCTCGAAGGTCCGGGCGAAGCGGATGACCATGTCCCGGCGGAAGCGCCGGTCCATCCAGCGCGTCAGCCGCGCGCGGCGCCCCGTGTAGAAACCGTCGAAGTCGCGGGCGAAGGAGTCGAAGAACCGCGCGGCGTCGTCAGGGTCACCCACGCTGCGGCTCCTAACTCCCACCGCCGGGGGAAAGCATGTCCCGGTCCGGGGGCTCGGGGGCTTTCTCGCCGCCGGTGATGGTGGCGGTAACTTTCACCGGCTCGCGCTTGGAGTCGTCGTACCCCACGCGGCCGTACACCAGGCTCACCGCGATTCCGCCCACGATGCAGACCCCGAGGCCGCCGAAGGCCCACAGGCCGGTGAGTCCCTGGAACTCGAAGGCGAGGTAGTTGTTCATGGCGGTGGGGAGGCCGCCCAGGAGCCAGACGGCGGCGCCGAAGACGATGCCCTTCAGGAAGCCCACGCCCCAGACGCGCTCCTCGATGGCGGCGTAGAAGAGGCCCCAGACGACGCCGATGAGCACACCCGCGCCGATGCGGGCCAGGAAGTAGGTGAAGTCGATGTTCTTCATGGCGACCTCGGTCCCCACCGCCGCGCCCTTCGAGAGGACGTCCAACAGGATGTAGGCCAGGGCCATGACCGCCCCGGCGATGATCCCGGCCAGGGCGCCGCGCTTGTATCTGGCTCCGCTCTTCTTCGGACTCATGGAACCTCCCGTGCCTTGAAAGCCCGGTCAAGTATAATAAACCCGGCCCGGCCCGGCAAGCGGTGGCCGGTCGTCGCTGGTTGTGATGGCGTAGAGGCGGGTCTCCAAGCTCGCCCGTTGGGTCATTCACCGTCATGTGCCCAGACGTAGGGCGGGGTTTCCTAACCCCGCCGTGTTATAAACCAATGTAATTATATGGGTATTCATCCCACCTTTCACAAAGCCCTTTCCTTATGGGGTTCGCCAGAATATATTCCGCCGCCCGTCGTAAATCTTTATCTTTCCTTATCGCATGATCGTAAAAGCTGGTCTGCCATATCGGCTTGTTAAGACTATATTTAGCAGCCATACGACTGATGTACCTTTTCCATGCACCGATTAGGTCAATCAAATTAATCTCCTTGGCCATCAGTAAAAGATGCACATGGTCAGGCATCATACAGGCAGCGAAAAGACGT is from bacterium and encodes:
- a CDS encoding methyltransferase domain-containing protein encodes the protein MGDPDDAARFFDSFARDFDGFYTGRRARLTRWMDRRFRRDMVIRFARTFEGFGDLSVRTVLDIGCGSGPYLVEALRRGSASVTGVDPAPAMLEMAEERLRTGGFDGRFHLIESAFPGVGLTPHDHAVVMGVMDYVADAEAFLGALRPLVRVSAAVSFPSRHWLRTPLRRLRYRLRRCPVYFYTEDTVRRLFDRAGFGDLDLWKIPGAGLDFHALVRP